Proteins encoded by one window of Rhodobacteraceae bacterium IMCC1335:
- the dapD gene encoding 2,3,4,5-tetrahydropyridine-2,6-dicarboxylate N-succinyltransferase: protein MSNSQLEQAIEAAWEARDTLSPATTGEMREAIEETLNALDGGTLRVAEKQASGDWHVNQWAKKAVLLGFRIQDMAIQEGGPQGGGWWDKVDSKFKGWGDDQWQEAGFRAVPNCIVRKSAFIAPGVVLMPSFVNLGAYVDTGTMVDTWATVGSCAQIGKNVHLSGGVGIGGVLEPMQAGPTIIEDNCFIGARSEVVEGCIVREGSVLGMGVYIGKSTKIVDRETGEVSYGEVPPYSVVVSGSMPSKNGVSLYCAVIVKRVDAQTRSKTAINDLLRD from the coding sequence ATGTCCAACAGTCAGCTTGAACAAGCCATCGAAGCCGCATGGGAGGCGCGCGATACATTATCACCCGCAACAACGGGCGAAATGCGCGAGGCGATTGAAGAGACGCTGAACGCGCTTGATGGGGGCACGCTTCGCGTTGCTGAAAAGCAGGCAAGCGGCGATTGGCATGTGAATCAATGGGCTAAAAAAGCCGTTCTGCTGGGGTTTCGGATTCAAGATATGGCGATTCAAGAGGGCGGCCCCCAAGGCGGTGGCTGGTGGGATAAGGTCGATAGTAAATTCAAAGGCTGGGGTGATGACCAATGGCAAGAAGCCGGGTTTCGCGCGGTTCCAAATTGCATTGTTCGTAAATCCGCTTTTATTGCGCCAGGGGTGGTGTTGATGCCCTCTTTTGTTAATTTGGGGGCCTATGTGGATACTGGCACGATGGTAGATACATGGGCTACTGTGGGCTCTTGCGCGCAAATAGGTAAGAATGTGCATTTATCGGGCGGCGTTGGAATTGGCGGCGTGTTAGAGCCGATGCAAGCCGGCCCAACAATCATTGAAGACAATTGTTTTATCGGCGCGCGCTCAGAAGTGGTGGAAGGTTGCATTGTACGCGAAGGGTCTGTTTTGGGTATGGGGGTTTATATTGGTAAATCCACCAAAATTGTTGATCGTGAAACGGGCGAGGTGAGTTATGGTGAAGTGCCGCCCTATTCGGTTGTGGTGTCAGGGTCGATGCCGTCTAAAAATGGCGTTAGCCTGTATTGTGCGGTTATCGTGAAACGCGTTGATGCTCAAACGCGCAGCAAAACTGCAATTAACGATTTATTGCGCGACTGA
- the dapE gene encoding succinyl-diaminopimelate desuccinylase: MTGIDPVALSADLIRCPSVTPAEAGALSLLETLLAGHGFACTRIKRGGIDNLFARWGVGKNGKSFAFNGHTDVVPVGDLSQWQSDPFGGDIKEGVLYGRGAVDMKSGVAAFAAAAIEFVNETPPDGSVVLMITGDEEGDAHHGTTAILDWMREAGESIDHCLVGEPTSPNHMGEMMKIGRRGSLTAFVTAKGVQGHSAYPHRAKNPLTALVALLDRLATHPLDQGTAHFDASTLAITTIDTGNTATNVIPATAKATVNIRFNDMHSSQDLIAWLEKQALQQSTNSEVEFEVDVKVSGESFLTPPGLLSRLIGDAAEAELGCRPALSTTGGTSDARFVKDICPVTEFGLVGKGMHGVDECVPVEQIHQLKAIYRRILQAYFE; the protein is encoded by the coding sequence ATGACTGGTATTGACCCCGTTGCGCTGAGTGCAGATCTGATCCGTTGCCCTTCGGTTACGCCAGCTGAAGCTGGGGCTTTATCTTTGCTTGAAACTTTATTGGCCGGGCATGGGTTTGCCTGTACGCGGATCAAGCGTGGTGGCATCGACAATTTATTTGCCCGCTGGGGCGTTGGTAAAAATGGAAAAAGCTTCGCTTTTAACGGTCATACGGATGTTGTGCCGGTTGGCGATCTTTCGCAATGGCAAAGTGATCCGTTTGGCGGCGATATAAAAGAGGGCGTGCTTTATGGGCGCGGCGCGGTTGATATGAAATCAGGCGTGGCGGCTTTTGCCGCCGCTGCGATTGAGTTTGTAAACGAAACACCCCCTGATGGATCTGTGGTTCTGATGATCACAGGCGATGAAGAGGGCGATGCCCATCATGGAACCACGGCAATTTTGGATTGGATGCGCGAGGCGGGCGAAAGCATAGATCATTGTCTTGTGGGTGAACCTACTAGCCCCAACCATATGGGTGAAATGATGAAAATCGGCCGCCGCGGCTCTTTAACCGCGTTTGTAACGGCAAAAGGTGTACAAGGGCATTCTGCTTATCCGCATCGCGCGAAAAACCCGTTAACCGCGCTTGTGGCGTTGTTGGACCGGTTGGCTACGCACCCGCTCGATCAGGGAACTGCGCATTTTGATGCTTCGACTTTGGCGATTACCACGATTGATACGGGCAACACTGCCACCAATGTTATTCCTGCTACCGCCAAGGCCACGGTGAACATCCGCTTTAATGATATGCATAGCTCGCAGGATCTGATCGCTTGGTTGGAAAAACAAGCCCTGCAGCAAAGCACGAATAGCGAAGTTGAATTTGAAGTCGATGTAAAAGTTTCTGGTGAAAGTTTTCTCACCCCGCCAGGGCTTTTGTCACGGCTTATTGGTGACGCGGCCGAAGCCGAATTGGGATGCCGCCCCGCGCTTTCTACCACGGGTGGTACATCCGATGCGCGTTTTGTGAAAGATATTTGCCCGGTAACGGAATTTGGTTTGGTGGGAAAGGGTATGCATGGTGTGGATGAATGCGTTCCAGTGGAACAAATACACCAGTTGAAAGCGATTTATCGGCGCATTCTGCAGGCCTATTTCGAATGA
- a CDS encoding lytic murein transglycosylase: MDQGFRAWATGFAERVAGRFDADFLHKTVLSFQFLPEVIEKDRFQPETEMPIWAYLQKTCSSKRVAQGQELLTKFQTSLNEIAHVYGVPAQILLAVWGCETAYGSNRGGFLVLNALASLAFEGRRAAFFEQELIAALEILQAGDVSAQCFLGSWAGAMGHTQFMPRSYLQHAVDFDGDGFSDIWSDSPVDALASTAAYLQAQGWRAGQIWGAEVFLAPAAALDLPAPDTALNLSDWAMRGLTPYQDLPENGLAKLILPAGIRGPKFLVLENYAALLAYNPAQAYALSVCALGDAIAGGSGLVQPWPIGEAALTRNEKRSVQIALSALGYDTFGADGLMGPNTAAALWRYQRDQGHVADAYLSRALWAELAG; the protein is encoded by the coding sequence ATGGATCAGGGGTTTCGGGCATGGGCAACGGGGTTTGCAGAGCGCGTTGCGGGGCGGTTTGATGCAGATTTTCTGCATAAAACAGTGCTCAGTTTTCAATTTCTTCCCGAGGTGATTGAAAAAGACCGGTTTCAGCCCGAAACGGAAATGCCAATCTGGGCCTATCTTCAAAAAACATGCTCATCCAAGCGGGTTGCGCAGGGCCAAGAGTTGTTAACAAAATTTCAAACCTCTTTAAATGAAATTGCGCATGTTTATGGCGTGCCGGCGCAGATTTTACTGGCCGTTTGGGGTTGTGAAACCGCTTATGGATCAAATCGCGGGGGCTTTTTGGTTTTGAATGCTTTGGCCAGCCTCGCGTTTGAGGGGCGCCGCGCGGCGTTTTTTGAACAGGAATTGATCGCCGCCCTGGAAATTTTACAAGCCGGAGACGTCTCAGCGCAGTGTTTCTTGGGCAGCTGGGCCGGCGCTATGGGCCATACGCAATTTATGCCGCGCTCTTATCTTCAGCATGCGGTTGATTTTGACGGCGATGGGTTTAGCGATATTTGGTCGGACAGCCCGGTTGACGCTTTGGCTTCAACGGCAGCGTATTTGCAGGCGCAGGGCTGGCGCGCCGGGCAGATCTGGGGCGCAGAGGTTTTTCTGGCACCGGCAGCGGCCTTGGATTTACCTGCCCCTGACACGGCTCTGAACCTGTCAGATTGGGCGATGAGAGGTTTGACACCTTATCAAGATTTACCCGAAAATGGTCTTGCTAAGCTGATCCTGCCCGCCGGTATACGGGGCCCAAAATTTTTGGTTTTGGAAAATTATGCCGCTTTATTGGCTTATAATCCTGCGCAGGCTTATGCGCTGTCAGTCTGCGCGCTGGGTGATGCGATTGCGGGCGGGTCTGGCCTTGTTCAGCCTTGGCCTATTGGCGAGGCCGCGCTGACCCGCAATGAAAAGCGCAGCGTGCAAATCGCCCTTAGCGCGCTTGGCTATGACACGTTTGGCGCAGATGGGCTTATGGGTCCGAACACCGCAGCGGCGCTCTGGAGGTATCAACGCGACCAGGGACATGTTGCCGATGCCTATCTAAGCCGGGCTTTATGGGCCGAGCTTGCCGGTTAG
- the rnr gene encoding ribonuclease R has product MNDIPSKRQILDWIAANPTQTAKRDIAKAFGIKGAARIDLKKLLRSLEAEGHLQKRKKTYRDPEKLPPVSVVQVLPATSMGDLFAKALEWQGDGIEPAILLVMKSSDPALGAGDRILARLTEIAGEGYQYEGRLIRRIAANPSQILGVFRQSAEGGRIVPVERSGREWQVGPNDAFGAKDGELVEAEQAGPKSRMGLPRARVMSRLGDPSAPKAVSLIAIHQHDIPDHFPEEVVHEAEAQRAAGVKGREDLRDMPLVTIDPADARDHDDACYAHADDAADNPGGHIIWVAIADVAHYVRPNSNLDREARKRGNSTYFPDRVVPMLPDHLSGDLCSLHEDVPRACLAVRMQISAAGVKLGQSFHRGLMKSAASLTYEEVQSAYEGVSISKRATPLLEPVIKPLYEAYAALVRARELRQPLELDLPERKIILDEDGQVASVNFRDRLDAHRLIEEFMVLANVAAAEALQAKQVPLLFRVHEEPSPEKLDALRETAQAAGLSLAKGQVLQTRHLNALLRQAEGKDEAELINMSTLRSMTQAYYSPQNFGHFGLALRSYAHFTSPIRRYADLIVHRALIRAHGWGKDGLSAEEEALLDETAQKISDTERRSMVAERDTTDRYLAAYLNERKGSEFTARISGIAKFGVFARLDESGSEGLIPIRTLGREYFHYDKQTNSLLGSETGLLLSLGQVVEVRLSEVITESGSVAFELLSVEGNALPKSGRKNARPVKRKLGKARKKSDKVKRSVKRKR; this is encoded by the coding sequence ATGAATGACATTCCTAGCAAACGCCAAATTCTAGATTGGATTGCGGCCAATCCGACGCAAACTGCAAAGCGCGATATTGCCAAAGCATTTGGCATAAAAGGCGCAGCGCGGATTGATTTAAAAAAGCTTTTACGCAGCTTGGAGGCTGAGGGGCATCTGCAAAAGCGCAAGAAAACCTATCGCGATCCGGAGAAGCTGCCCCCTGTCAGCGTGGTGCAGGTTTTGCCGGCCACCAGCATGGGTGATTTGTTTGCCAAAGCGCTGGAATGGCAAGGTGATGGTATAGAACCTGCCATTTTATTGGTTATGAAATCTTCTGACCCTGCCTTGGGCGCGGGCGATCGCATTTTGGCGCGACTCACCGAAATTGCGGGAGAAGGCTACCAATATGAAGGTCGCTTGATCCGCCGAATCGCCGCCAATCCAAGCCAGATTTTGGGGGTTTTCAGGCAATCTGCGGAAGGGGGTCGCATCGTGCCCGTTGAGCGGTCGGGCAGAGAATGGCAGGTTGGGCCCAATGATGCCTTCGGTGCAAAAGATGGTGAATTGGTTGAGGCAGAGCAAGCGGGCCCAAAATCGCGCATGGGATTGCCGCGCGCAAGGGTGATGTCGCGTTTGGGGGATCCCTCTGCGCCAAAAGCGGTTTCCCTGATTGCAATTCACCAACATGATATCCCTGATCATTTCCCTGAAGAGGTGGTACATGAGGCTGAAGCGCAACGCGCGGCGGGGGTAAAGGGCCGCGAAGATTTGCGCGATATGCCCTTGGTCACCATAGATCCGGCGGATGCGCGGGATCATGATGATGCTTGTTATGCGCATGCGGATGACGCGGCTGATAATCCGGGCGGGCATATCATTTGGGTGGCGATCGCGGATGTGGCGCATTACGTGCGGCCCAATTCAAACTTGGATCGTGAAGCCCGCAAACGTGGCAATTCCACTTATTTTCCAGACCGGGTGGTGCCGATGCTGCCTGACCATCTCTCGGGTGATTTGTGCAGTTTGCACGAAGATGTGCCGCGGGCCTGTTTGGCGGTGCGGATGCAAATTAGCGCAGCGGGCGTGAAGCTCGGGCAAAGTTTTCACCGTGGTTTAATGAAATCTGCTGCATCACTCACCTATGAAGAAGTGCAGTCGGCCTATGAGGGTGTGTCGATCAGCAAGCGCGCAACGCCTTTGTTAGAGCCTGTTATTAAGCCATTATATGAGGCTTACGCGGCCTTGGTTCGGGCGCGTGAACTTCGCCAACCTCTTGAGCTGGATTTGCCCGAACGCAAAATCATCTTGGATGAAGACGGGCAAGTGGCCTCGGTAAATTTTCGCGATCGGTTGGATGCGCATCGTTTGATTGAAGAATTTATGGTCTTAGCGAATGTGGCCGCTGCGGAGGCTCTGCAAGCCAAACAGGTGCCGCTATTGTTTCGCGTGCATGAAGAACCTTCGCCCGAAAAGCTTGATGCGCTGCGCGAAACAGCGCAGGCTGCCGGGCTTAGCTTGGCCAAAGGCCAAGTGTTGCAAACGCGGCATTTAAACGCGCTGCTTAGGCAAGCCGAGGGCAAGGATGAAGCTGAATTAATTAATATGTCAACGTTGCGTTCAATGACGCAGGCCTATTATAGCCCACAGAATTTCGGCCATTTTGGGTTGGCTTTGCGCTCTTATGCGCATTTTACCTCGCCCATTCGCCGCTATGCCGATTTAATCGTGCATCGGGCACTTATTCGGGCGCATGGATGGGGCAAGGATGGGTTGAGTGCAGAAGAAGAGGCCCTGTTGGATGAGACTGCGCAGAAAATTTCCGATACAGAACGGCGCTCAATGGTGGCAGAGCGTGATACGACGGATCGGTATCTTGCCGCCTATTTGAATGAGCGCAAAGGCTCAGAATTTACCGCCCGGATCAGCGGTATTGCGAAATTTGGCGTGTTTGCGCGGTTGGATGAAAGCGGCTCTGAGGGGTTGATTCCTATCCGAACTTTAGGCCGCGAGTATTTTCATTACGATAAACAAACCAATAGCTTGCTTGGTTCTGAGACGGGGCTTTTGCTCAGTTTGGGGCAGGTTGTTGAGGTAAGATTAAGCGAAGTTATCACCGAATCTGGCAGCGTTGCGTTTGAATTGTTAAGCGTCGAAGGCAATGCATTACCCAAATCTGGGCGTAAAAATGCGCGCCCGGTAAAGCGCAAATTGGGCAAAGCGCGGAAAAAATCTGATAAGGTAAAGCGGAGCGTTAAACGAAAGCGTTAG
- a CDS encoding molybdopterin-dependent oxidoreductase, with translation MPKDSGIGASTKRVEDQRFLTGKGRYTSDINLVNQTHAVFLRSDVAHGRIKSIDTTAAAAMPGVLAIFTGEDFAEVGGNPAGWAITSRDGEPMKEPKRPVLAHGKVRHVGDAYAAVIAETVEQACDAADAIVAEIEELPAVVDMSAALAGGPFVHDEIETNQCFDWGWIEDNRAATDAAIKNAPHVTTLELINNRLVPNAIETRASTADYDPGTGEYTLYTTSQNPHLTRLLISAFVMGIAENKLRVVSPDVGGGFGSKIYHYGEEALVLAASKKLCRPVKWTATRSESFLTDAHGRDHVTKIELACEKDGTFIAFRTDTMANVGAYLSNFSTATPTFLHGTLMAGNYTVPHVYVNVKTVFTNTAPVDAYRGAGRPEATFSLERVIDKCAHELGLDAMEMRRKNFIKPEQFPYVSAAGLEYDTGNYDALVDKLNELADFKGFEARRRLSEADGKLRGLGINTYIEACGLAPSNLTGVLGSRVGYYDAATVRVNATGNLSVMVGAQSTGQGHETAFAQVVSEMLGIDQSSIDIVHGDTAKIPFGMGSYGSRSIAVCGPAVVRATEKIINKATKIAAHMLETAEADIEFKDGQFSVAGTDKSVSFGEVAFKAYVPQNYPVEDLEPGLEETAFYDPGNFTYPAGAYACEVEVDPETGKVTVENFTAVDDFGNVVNPMIVTGQVHGGIGQGIGQALLENCSYDDNGQLLSASYMDYAMPRASDLPFYTVDHSCNTPCTHNPLGVKGCGEAGAIGSPPTIVNAVINALHSAGHTHVTHIDMPVSPARVWAAINAQ, from the coding sequence ATGCCAAAGGATTCAGGCATTGGTGCAAGCACCAAACGGGTCGAAGATCAGCGGTTTTTAACGGGTAAAGGCCGCTACACATCAGATATTAACCTGGTTAATCAAACGCATGCTGTGTTTTTGCGCAGCGATGTTGCGCATGGCAGGATCAAATCGATCGATACAACCGCAGCCGCAGCTATGCCAGGGGTTCTGGCGATTTTTACGGGTGAAGATTTTGCTGAAGTGGGTGGGAACCCTGCAGGATGGGCGATTACCAGCCGCGACGGCGAACCTATGAAAGAGCCCAAGCGCCCGGTTTTGGCGCATGGCAAGGTGCGCCATGTGGGGGATGCCTATGCTGCGGTGATTGCAGAAACCGTTGAACAGGCCTGCGATGCTGCCGATGCGATTGTGGCAGAGATTGAAGAGCTTCCAGCGGTTGTGGACATGTCGGCAGCGTTGGCGGGTGGTCCCTTTGTGCATGATGAGATCGAAACCAACCAATGTTTTGATTGGGGTTGGATAGAAGATAATCGTGCAGCAACGGATGCGGCGATCAAAAATGCGCCCCATGTCACCACGCTAGAATTGATCAATAACCGCCTTGTGCCAAACGCGATTGAAACCCGCGCGTCAACTGCGGATTATGATCCGGGCACCGGAGAATATACGCTTTACACAACCTCGCAAAATCCGCATTTGACCCGGCTGTTGATCAGCGCCTTTGTGATGGGCATTGCGGAAAATAAATTGCGCGTGGTTTCGCCCGATGTTGGCGGTGGTTTTGGATCAAAAATCTACCATTATGGCGAAGAAGCCCTGGTTCTTGCTGCGTCAAAGAAGCTATGCCGCCCAGTGAAATGGACAGCCACGCGCTCGGAAAGCTTTTTGACTGATGCGCATGGCCGCGATCATGTCACCAAAATTGAGTTGGCCTGCGAAAAAGACGGAACATTTATCGCGTTTCGCACGGATACGATGGCCAATGTTGGGGCTTATCTGTCAAACTTCTCAACCGCCACGCCAACCTTTTTGCACGGCACGTTGATGGCGGGCAATTACACGGTGCCACATGTCTATGTGAACGTAAAAACTGTGTTTACAAATACGGCTCCAGTGGATGCGTATCGGGGCGCAGGCCGTCCTGAAGCTACGTTTTCACTCGAGCGGGTGATCGACAAATGCGCGCATGAATTAGGGCTTGATGCGATGGAGATGCGTCGTAAAAACTTTATCAAACCTGAACAGTTCCCTTATGTCAGCGCCGCTGGATTGGAATATGACACGGGCAATTACGATGCGCTGGTTGATAAGCTGAACGAGCTGGCAGATTTCAAAGGCTTTGAGGCCCGGCGCAGATTATCAGAAGCGGATGGCAAATTGCGCGGCTTAGGGATCAATACGTATATTGAAGCGTGCGGGCTTGCGCCTTCAAACCTGACTGGGGTCTTGGGCAGCCGTGTGGGTTATTATGATGCGGCGACCGTGCGGGTGAATGCAACGGGCAATCTTTCGGTGATGGTTGGCGCCCAAAGCACTGGGCAAGGCCATGAAACAGCCTTTGCGCAAGTGGTTTCGGAAATGCTGGGTATTGATCAATCTTCGATCGATATCGTACATGGAGATACGGCGAAAATACCGTTTGGTATGGGCTCCTATGGGTCGCGCAGTATTGCGGTTTGTGGTCCAGCTGTGGTGCGCGCAACCGAGAAGATCATCAATAAAGCCACCAAAATCGCTGCGCATATGCTGGAAACAGCAGAGGCAGATATTGAATTCAAGGATGGTCAATTCAGTGTTGCGGGAACCGATAAATCGGTTTCCTTCGGCGAAGTGGCCTTTAAAGCCTATGTCCCTCAAAATTATCCGGTTGAAGATCTCGAGCCGGGTTTGGAAGAAACTGCGTTTTATGATCCAGGGAACTTTACGTACCCAGCGGGTGCGTATGCTTGCGAGGTTGAGGTTGATCCTGAAACGGGCAAAGTGACCGTGGAAAACTTTACCGCAGTGGATGATTTTGGCAATGTGGTTAACCCGATGATCGTAACCGGTCAGGTACATGGGGGCATTGGACAAGGGATAGGCCAAGCGCTTTTGGAAAATTGCTCTTATGATGATAATGGCCAGTTGTTAAGCGCGTCTTACATGGATTATGCGATGCCGCGCGCTTCTGATCTGCCATTTTACACGGTGGATCATTCTTGCAACACGCCCTGCACTCATAATCCATTGGGGGTGAAGGGCTGCGGTGAAGCGGGGGCGATTGGATCCCCACCAACGATTGTGAATGCGGTTATCAATGCCTTGCATTCTGCTGGCCATACCCATGTAACGCATATTGATATGCCTGTCTCGCCAGCCCGTGTTTGGGCCGCGATCAACGCGCAATAG
- a CDS encoding GNAT family N-acetyltransferase — MSRWVGRSDDLIQCLEIRRAVFIEEQGVSVEDEVDGHDSKALHFLVRDNTVPVGTARILILDEIGKIGRVCVLAPYRGRGHAKALMGACLRHLKADERVTTAKLGAQISALGLYESLGFQAYGADYMDAGILHRDMVLTL; from the coding sequence ATGAGCCGGTGGGTGGGGCGCAGCGATGATTTGATCCAATGTTTGGAAATTCGTCGCGCAGTTTTTATTGAAGAACAAGGCGTTTCTGTCGAAGATGAAGTGGATGGACACGATTCTAAAGCGCTGCATTTTCTTGTTAGGGATAATACGGTGCCGGTTGGGACAGCGCGGATTTTGATCTTGGATGAGATTGGAAAAATTGGCCGCGTCTGCGTGCTGGCACCTTATCGCGGTCGTGGTCATGCGAAAGCCTTGATGGGGGCATGCCTCCGTCATTTAAAGGCAGATGAGCGGGTAACTACGGCCAAATTGGGCGCGCAGATCTCTGCTTTGGGGCTGTATGAAAGCCTTGGCTTTCAAGCTTATGGTGCTGATTATATGGATGCTGGTATCTTACATCGCGATATGGTCCTGACCTTATAA
- a CDS encoding carbon monoxide dehydrogenase has translation MYNFEFVKPSSISEAVNALADEEATPLSGGQTLLPTMKQRLANPEKLVSLTGIAEMQGVTEADGMVHIGAATTHATVATKAQSYPGLAKLAAHIGDPAVRNRGTIGGSLANNDPAACYPAAALASNATIVTDSREIAADDYFQGMFSTALGEGEIVTAVRFPVPQVSNYQKFEQPASRFALVGVFVAKYADGVRVAVTGASEDGVFRWSEAEAALDSNFSADALANLTVSAQDMIEDLHGSKAYRANLVKVLTGRAVKAAN, from the coding sequence ATGTATAATTTTGAATTTGTGAAACCATCCTCAATCTCAGAAGCCGTCAACGCTTTGGCGGATGAAGAGGCAACGCCGCTGAGCGGGGGCCAAACGCTTTTGCCAACGATGAAACAGCGATTGGCCAATCCTGAAAAGCTGGTCAGTCTGACGGGGATTGCCGAAATGCAAGGCGTAACCGAGGCTGATGGCATGGTTCATATCGGGGCTGCAACCACGCATGCCACGGTTGCAACGAAAGCCCAGTCTTATCCCGGATTGGCAAAGCTTGCGGCGCATATCGGTGATCCTGCCGTGCGCAACCGCGGCACGATTGGCGGATCTTTGGCCAATAACGACCCTGCAGCCTGCTATCCGGCGGCGGCTTTGGCGTCAAATGCCACGATTGTCACAGATTCGCGCGAGATTGCGGCGGATGATTACTTTCAGGGTATGTTCAGTACAGCGCTGGGCGAAGGTGAAATCGTGACCGCAGTGCGCTTTCCGGTGCCGCAAGTGTCGAACTATCAAAAGTTTGAGCAACCGGCGTCTCGTTTTGCATTGGTGGGCGTTTTTGTGGCCAAATATGCCGATGGTGTGCGCGTGGCGGTAACGGGTGCGTCTGAAGATGGCGTGTTTCGTTGGAGCGAAGCTGAAGCGGCTTTGGACTCTAATTTTTCAGCTGATGCGCTGGCAAATCTCACTGTCTCTGCGCAAGACATGATTGAAGATTTGCATGGCAGCAAAGCTTATCGCGCAAATTTGGTGAAAGTGCTTACGGGTCGCGCGGTAAAAGCGGCAAATTAA
- a CDS encoding HAD hydrolase-like protein, with translation MTIVFLDLDGTLTDAGEGILNSVDYALRKLSLPGLSGDNRWIVGPPLWPSFAQLGVQNEDLDRAVGFYRERYIEMGWKENKLYDGILDQLAKLKEAGYTLCLATSKPHSYARKITAYFGISNFMSFEFGSELDGRNSDKPALLAHGLAVVGAEGERAIMVGDRVYDIQGAQANGIKALGVSYGYGGLAELQEAGADAIISDPQKLAETVSGLLPL, from the coding sequence ATGACCATAGTATTTCTTGATCTTGATGGAACCTTAACCGATGCCGGGGAAGGCATTTTGAATTCGGTAGATTATGCTTTGCGCAAGCTTAGCCTGCCCGGTTTAAGCGGTGATAATCGTTGGATCGTAGGCCCGCCGCTCTGGCCAAGTTTTGCCCAGCTTGGGGTTCAAAACGAGGATCTGGACCGAGCGGTTGGGTTTTACCGCGAGCGCTATATCGAAATGGGCTGGAAAGAAAATAAACTGTACGATGGTATTTTAGACCAATTGGCAAAGTTGAAAGAGGCGGGCTATACATTATGCCTTGCCACGTCGAAGCCGCATAGTTATGCGCGCAAAATCACCGCTTATTTTGGTATTTCAAATTTCATGAGCTTTGAATTTGGCTCTGAACTTGATGGCAGAAATTCAGATAAACCGGCCCTTTTAGCCCATGGGTTGGCCGTTGTTGGCGCCGAGGGTGAGCGGGCGATTATGGTGGGCGACCGAGTCTATGATATTCAGGGTGCCCAGGCCAATGGGATAAAAGCGCTGGGGGTATCTTATGGTTACGGAGGCCTTGCGGAATTGCAAGAGGCCGGCGCAGATGCAATTATCAGTGATCCGCAAAAATTGGCAGAAACCGTTTCTGGCCTTTTGCCACTGTAA